In Desulfotignum phosphitoxidans DSM 13687, a single window of DNA contains:
- a CDS encoding FecCD family ABC transporter permease: MTPDWPAYPTGTGRAFFKMKQKNVLRNAYFKNYRQKMMMITAMLILICLTAGISLSHGSMEIGFRAVWSMLWQICTEGYTDEDPRQTIIMVLRLPRVVMGALAGFGLGVAGAVFQGVLRNPLASPTTLGVSAAAGLGAALALIFNIGFAGKNFLVVGNAFVFSMIPAMVIFSIARFRQATPEMMILSGIGMFYIFGAVTSILEFLAAQDALKAMVVWLMGSLGRAKWGEIMITAIVLGISTPLVIWRSWDLNLMSLGDDAAKSLGTNPDRSRLILMAIASLITATVICFTGMIGFIGLVSPHICRMFIGADNRMLVPVSGVFGAAFLIASDLVSRTIISPVIIPVGIITSCVGGPLFLYLIMTKKKQYW, from the coding sequence ATGACACCGGACTGGCCGGCATACCCGACCGGTACAGGGAGAGCTTTTTTTAAAATGAAGCAAAAAAATGTCTTGAGAAATGCCTATTTCAAAAATTATCGCCAAAAAATGATGATGATCACTGCGATGCTGATATTGATCTGCCTTACTGCAGGGATATCCTTATCTCATGGATCAATGGAGATCGGATTTCGAGCGGTATGGTCAATGTTATGGCAAATCTGTACAGAAGGGTATACGGATGAAGATCCCCGCCAAACCATTATCATGGTATTGCGTTTGCCACGGGTGGTGATGGGTGCTTTGGCCGGGTTTGGGCTGGGTGTTGCCGGTGCTGTCTTCCAGGGGGTGCTGCGTAACCCCCTGGCCAGTCCTACTACCTTGGGTGTCAGCGCAGCGGCCGGTTTGGGGGCGGCCCTGGCCCTGATTTTCAATATCGGTTTTGCCGGGAAGAATTTTTTGGTGGTGGGGAACGCCTTTGTTTTTTCAATGATTCCTGCCATGGTTATTTTCAGCATTGCCAGGTTTCGGCAGGCCACTCCTGAAATGATGATTCTTTCCGGAATCGGCATGTTCTATATTTTTGGAGCAGTGACCTCCATTCTTGAGTTTCTGGCGGCCCAGGATGCGCTCAAGGCAATGGTGGTCTGGTTGATGGGGAGCCTGGGCCGGGCCAAATGGGGAGAGATCATGATAACCGCAATCGTCTTAGGAATCAGTACCCCTCTGGTGATCTGGCGTTCATGGGACTTGAACCTGATGAGCTTGGGAGATGATGCCGCCAAATCCCTTGGCACCAATCCTGACAGGAGCCGGCTGATTCTGATGGCCATCGCCTCTCTGATTACCGCAACGGTCATTTGTTTTACCGGAATGATCGGTTTTATCGGATTGGTTTCCCCCCATATCTGCAGAATGTTTATAGGGGCTGATAACCGGATGCTTGTGCCGGTGTCCGGAGTATTCGGGGCTGCATTTCTGATTGCTTCGGATCTGGTTTCCCGAACCATTATCTCTCCGGTCATTATCCCGGTCGGTATCATCACCTCCTGTGTCGGGGGGCCTTTGTTTCTGTATTTAATCATGACAAAGAAAAAACAATATTGGTAA
- a CDS encoding TonB-dependent receptor plug domain-containing protein, with translation MKKIMLKWMAVLIMLLLSTKGFAKDIQAETSYKLDTVIVTAKRTEERLRDVSQNITVFTQKDIEQSGAVSVTDLLKKAGIQVYSDGGAGYGNEGVVIRGGRSSMHGFDIAGDILVLVDGHRTGSDFLGNIGLENTERIEVIRGPGAVQYGAAAMGGVINIITKRGREKPEGFVEAGAGSWGEQRYKAGISGKAGNLDFAGSMAYFSRDDYELGNGDTYENSDVEDRVRYNFNTGWNFNDNHRLGLIIQGSDTNDAGKGEDAARTYYYYTRQDRDNHTIDLSYKGRNEAGATTWLTRYFQGEVNYDLKRFTKSSTTRLPLSENSNHFRGSQAQVSHDFGRFNTVAGMDWMSYEFDQRQDGDAAGASTRNTAQSDFDNISGFLMGDIHLLENRNLTLSAGIRYDVFDVSVNARKIKEDVTVSREVDKHSWNPSFGVAYSPTDFLKVRANYATAFKMPLPRQLTGYTVMMSTPFIGNPDLEPEKSDNYDLGFDLDWESLFVSATWFYSDYQDMIGYETHNSADEHYSGKHYWYYNVDTAEIQGIELGMKLDLAQSLGWSFQLEPYVNWTHLLVFEDGNGYKLPDRSRDSLSAGLVFGARETGLTASLDATYYGTQYAVDRESGSSVVNAQEKLENVGDAWVIDFSCSQRLFKLEKSREVRLRASIHNLFDEFYSTDEDDWMPGRSFYLGVEYRL, from the coding sequence ATGAAGAAGATCATGCTGAAATGGATGGCGGTGTTGATCATGCTGTTGCTTTCCACAAAGGGTTTTGCAAAGGATATACAGGCTGAAACGTCCTATAAACTGGACACCGTGATCGTGACTGCCAAAAGAACCGAGGAAAGACTGAGAGATGTCAGTCAGAACATTACTGTTTTCACACAAAAGGATATCGAGCAGTCCGGGGCGGTTTCTGTGACGGACCTGCTGAAAAAAGCCGGAATCCAGGTGTACAGTGACGGCGGAGCCGGCTACGGCAACGAGGGCGTGGTCATCCGGGGCGGCCGCAGTTCCATGCACGGGTTTGATATTGCCGGCGATATCCTGGTTCTGGTGGACGGTCATCGCACAGGCTCAGATTTTCTGGGAAATATCGGCTTGGAAAATACGGAGCGGATTGAGGTGATCCGGGGGCCGGGCGCGGTTCAGTACGGGGCGGCAGCCATGGGCGGCGTCATCAATATCATTACCAAACGGGGAAGAGAAAAGCCGGAAGGTTTTGTCGAAGCCGGTGCCGGCAGCTGGGGGGAACAGCGTTATAAAGCCGGTATATCCGGGAAAGCGGGGAACCTGGATTTTGCCGGGTCTATGGCCTACTTTTCCCGGGACGACTATGAGCTGGGGAATGGGGATACATATGAAAACAGTGATGTGGAAGACCGGGTGCGTTACAACTTCAATACCGGCTGGAATTTCAATGACAACCACCGCCTGGGCCTGATTATTCAGGGATCAGACACCAACGATGCCGGCAAGGGTGAAGACGCGGCCAGAACCTATTATTACTATACCCGCCAGGACCGGGACAACCACACGATTGACCTTTCTTACAAGGGACGTAACGAAGCCGGTGCCACCACCTGGCTCACCCGGTATTTTCAGGGAGAGGTCAACTACGACCTGAAGCGGTTTACCAAATCCAGCACCACCCGGCTGCCGCTATCAGAGAATTCCAACCATTTCCGGGGATCCCAGGCCCAGGTCAGCCATGACTTTGGCCGGTTCAATACCGTGGCCGGCATGGACTGGATGTCCTATGAATTTGACCAGCGCCAGGACGGCGACGCTGCCGGTGCATCGACCCGGAATACTGCCCAAAGCGATTTTGACAATATCAGCGGTTTTCTGATGGGTGATATCCATCTGCTGGAAAACCGGAATCTGACCTTGTCTGCCGGAATACGGTACGATGTGTTTGATGTGTCGGTGAATGCCAGGAAGATCAAGGAGGATGTGACCGTATCCAGGGAGGTCGACAAACACAGCTGGAATCCGTCCTTTGGGGTTGCTTACAGCCCAACAGATTTTCTCAAAGTGCGGGCCAATTATGCCACGGCGTTTAAAATGCCGCTGCCCCGGCAACTGACGGGATATACCGTCATGATGTCCACGCCCTTTATCGGGAACCCGGATCTGGAACCGGAAAAAAGTGACAACTATGATCTGGGATTTGACCTGGACTGGGAGTCTTTGTTTGTATCGGCCACCTGGTTTTACAGCGATTACCAGGACATGATCGGATACGAGACCCACAACAGCGCAGACGAACATTACAGCGGCAAGCACTACTGGTACTATAATGTGGATACCGCCGAAATTCAGGGAATTGAACTGGGGATGAAACTGGATCTGGCCCAATCCCTGGGATGGTCTTTTCAACTGGAACCCTATGTCAACTGGACCCATCTCCTGGTATTTGAAGACGGCAATGGGTATAAACTTCCGGATCGTTCCCGGGACAGCCTTTCCGCCGGTCTGGTGTTCGGGGCCCGAGAAACCGGTCTGACCGCCAGCCTGGATGCCACCTATTACGGCACCCAGTATGCGGTTGACCGGGAATCCGGGAGCAGTGTTGTTAACGCTCAGGAAAAACTGGAAAATGTGGGAGATGCATGGGTGATCGATTTCTCCTGCAGCCAGCGCCTTTTCAAGCTTGAAAAATCGAGGGAAGTCCGATTAAGGGCGTCTATTCACAACCTGTTTGACGAATTCTATTCCACTGACGAGGATGACTGGATGCCGGGCCGGTCATTTTACCTGGGGGTGGAATACCGGTTGTAG
- a CDS encoding methyltransferase domain-containing protein: MSVIEPEFWERQWHEAIAESPAQKRELTPEGEKIDRWNKMAADFDRRVSGNRSIARHRETVLNLCAQGMLNKDSIVLDIGAGPGSWAFPLSEHCRHVTALEPADAMADILASRSREQKVTNITIHRNTWHSADLDDLGWHKAYDLVFASMTPGVDGPPTLKKMMAASRGYCYLSTFAAPGMQSQYAPLWEIFFNEPLGHTIYDIIYPFNLIYTMGYRPSLTFSDWEEEEAIGREEAVRMFTSFFENYMEITPGAKVTIEDYIDKHTRDGKYMRPCNIRIGTMIWQTELERQV, from the coding sequence ATGTCGGTGATTGAACCAGAATTTTGGGAAAGACAATGGCATGAGGCAATTGCTGAATCACCTGCCCAAAAGCGGGAATTGACTCCGGAGGGCGAAAAAATTGACCGTTGGAACAAGATGGCTGCGGATTTTGATAGGCGTGTTTCCGGGAACAGATCAATCGCCCGGCACAGGGAAACCGTGTTGAATCTGTGTGCCCAGGGCATGCTTAACAAGGACTCAATCGTCTTAGATATTGGGGCTGGCCCCGGGTCATGGGCTTTCCCCCTGTCAGAACATTGCCGTCATGTGACTGCCCTGGAGCCGGCCGATGCCATGGCAGACATTCTGGCATCCCGGAGCCGTGAACAAAAGGTGACAAACATCACTATCCACCGGAATACCTGGCATTCCGCAGATCTTGACGACTTAGGTTGGCACAAGGCATATGATCTGGTGTTTGCTTCCATGACCCCGGGTGTGGATGGCCCCCCCACTTTGAAAAAAATGATGGCTGCCTCCCGGGGATACTGTTATCTTTCCACTTTTGCTGCGCCGGGAATGCAAAGCCAGTACGCACCGCTCTGGGAGATATTTTTCAATGAGCCCCTGGGGCATACGATCTATGACATCATTTACCCCTTTAACCTGATCTATACGATGGGGTACCGGCCCAGTCTGACTTTTTCCGACTGGGAAGAAGAGGAGGCCATTGGTCGAGAGGAGGCGGTCCGGATGTTTACCAGTTTTTTTGAAAATTACATGGAAATCACCCCCGGTGCCAAAGTAACCATAGAAGACTACATCGATAAACACACCAGAGACGGTAAATATATGCGGCCTTGCAATATCCGGATAGGGACCATGATCTGGCAGACTGAGCTGGAGAGGCAGGTATGA
- a CDS encoding class I SAM-dependent methyltransferase, whose amino-acid sequence MAACDSDRLKSRVEKYWNWRSASYELDLAKSIETANNWESTINGLVSHFRGKGLRALDVGTGPGQLAFYLAQAGFDVTGIDISPGMIERAALKAKELGLCVDFRTGDAEKLPFEDNAFDVVVTRNLVWTLPNPEAAVTEWHRVLKPGGRIIISDGYWRNTTWPGIHHLVIKTVTSFFKTRSLISCRFFSHYASLIGSLPLYEGVTLKDVGQLMKKAGFQQVLSCDIPRHFGVNPYGAGTKSSPLFFIVYGNK is encoded by the coding sequence ATGGCTGCCTGTGACAGCGACAGACTGAAAAGCAGAGTCGAAAAATACTGGAACTGGCGAAGTGCCAGTTACGAACTGGATCTGGCCAAATCCATCGAGACAGCAAATAACTGGGAATCCACCATCAATGGCCTGGTGTCCCATTTCCGGGGGAAAGGCCTTCGGGCACTTGACGTAGGGACAGGTCCGGGACAGTTGGCCTTCTACCTGGCACAGGCAGGATTTGATGTGACAGGGATCGATATTTCCCCGGGCATGATCGAACGGGCCGCCCTGAAAGCCAAAGAATTAGGACTGTGTGTGGACTTCAGGACCGGTGATGCGGAAAAACTTCCCTTTGAAGACAATGCTTTTGACGTAGTTGTCACCCGGAATCTTGTCTGGACCCTTCCAAATCCCGAGGCCGCCGTTACGGAATGGCACAGGGTTTTGAAGCCAGGGGGCCGTATCATTATTTCCGACGGCTACTGGCGCAATACCACATGGCCCGGAATCCACCATCTGGTAATAAAAACTGTAACAAGTTTTTTTAAAACCCGCAGTCTGATTTCATGCCGTTTCTTTTCCCACTATGCCTCGCTGATCGGTTCTCTTCCCCTGTATGAAGGAGTGACCCTGAAAGATGTCGGTCAATTGATGAAAAAGGCAGGATTCCAGCAGGTTCTTTCCTGTGACATCCCCAGGCATTTCGGGGTGAACCCTTATGGGGCCGGCACAAAGTCATCGCCCCTGTTTTTTATTGTTTACGGGAATAAATAA
- a CDS encoding DUF4198 domain-containing protein, whose product MKIFWTALALVLVSAAPAWAHDCWLQPDRFKMGLDALLMIRLLVGHKLKVDKELPLEKKMTPRFSILTRDKEVNLLPVLDDESLPALKIHPQFSGTGMVVMDRGFTEIFLENDKFSSYIAGEYHSHLLDQVEANPREKQKEEYARCMKTLVHVGDASFTHELVSLETGQRLEILLLSRPLSTEPVRIKVLFDHEPLPNKTVTAFIKNQDAMVSLTAVTGENGEAVFDNPKSGMWLIRLVHLFACEDERDMDWTSYWSSFCFERV is encoded by the coding sequence ATGAAAATTTTTTGGACAGCATTGGCGTTGGTTTTGGTCTCAGCGGCGCCGGCATGGGCTCATGACTGCTGGCTTCAACCGGATCGTTTCAAAATGGGTCTTGATGCACTTCTAATGATTCGACTTCTTGTGGGGCATAAACTCAAAGTCGATAAAGAGTTGCCACTGGAAAAGAAAATGACCCCTCGCTTTTCTATACTGACCCGGGACAAGGAGGTGAATCTGCTTCCCGTACTGGACGATGAAAGCCTCCCGGCACTAAAGATTCATCCACAGTTTAGTGGGACGGGAATGGTGGTAATGGACAGGGGGTTTACAGAAATTTTTCTGGAAAACGACAAATTTTCTTCATACATTGCCGGCGAGTATCATTCTCATTTGCTTGATCAGGTCGAAGCCAATCCCAGAGAAAAGCAAAAAGAGGAATATGCACGATGCATGAAAACCCTTGTTCATGTGGGTGATGCTTCCTTCACCCATGAACTCGTTTCCCTGGAAACCGGGCAGAGATTAGAGATACTTTTGCTTTCTCGCCCTTTATCAACGGAACCTGTTCGAATCAAAGTCCTGTTTGATCATGAGCCGTTGCCCAATAAAACCGTTACAGCATTCATAAAGAATCAGGATGCCATGGTTTCTTTAACTGCGGTGACCGGCGAAAATGGAGAGGCTGTGTTTGACAACCCGAAATCCGGCATGTGGCTGATTCGCCTTGTCCACCTTTTTGCCTGTGAGGATGAAAGGGATATGGATTGGACCAGCTATTGGTCCTCTTTTTGTTTCGAAAGAGTGTAA
- a CDS encoding ABC transporter substrate-binding protein — translation MRIQVAPSLFLLAGMICFFIEWICLPDASFAGQGQKEKQITVTDGTGQSVTVHLPIQRIIVEYMDNAELIRILQREDKVVAVAGYDYVFQDCLRQFPKFRRLPSVGHPWGLDYETALGMRPDLLLTFASQNREKRMNLPGVDILFLGLYHPDLIQPDNSSFVRGVRNLGRLLDAREQAETYISWYKDILATILERTEKLQPEEKPTVLISSYPRCNSAGTRYCAYSQNDTLSQASRIAGGRNLVDSLPYEQGVSLPLDPEWLIRENPDFILLHAVDDIKASGYETDDISYLESGVAQFAEAPELASVTAVKNRHIYVLDGHFRNDASGGALAAAYLAALFHPDLFKDIDPEVFHQEYLKMQRLEYDLDQQGVFFFPPLKNDTGLAGIPDRYRESFF, via the coding sequence ATGAGAATTCAAGTTGCACCATCGCTTTTTCTGCTGGCGGGCATGATCTGTTTTTTCATTGAGTGGATCTGCCTGCCCGATGCCTCATTTGCCGGGCAAGGCCAAAAAGAAAAACAGATAACGGTCACGGACGGTACCGGCCAATCCGTGACCGTTCATCTGCCCATCCAGAGGATCATTGTTGAATATATGGATAATGCCGAATTGATCCGAATATTACAGCGTGAAGACAAAGTGGTGGCAGTCGCTGGATACGACTACGTTTTTCAGGATTGCCTGCGCCAGTTTCCCAAGTTCAGACGGCTGCCTTCCGTGGGCCATCCATGGGGGCTTGACTATGAAACCGCATTGGGAATGCGGCCGGACCTTCTGCTCACCTTTGCATCCCAAAACCGGGAAAAACGGATGAATCTTCCGGGAGTTGATATTCTGTTTTTAGGTCTTTACCATCCTGATCTTATCCAGCCTGACAACTCGAGTTTTGTCAGGGGAGTTCGAAATCTGGGCCGGCTTTTGGATGCCCGGGAACAGGCAGAGACGTATATTTCATGGTACAAGGATATTCTGGCAACCATATTGGAGCGGACGGAAAAACTCCAACCGGAGGAAAAACCAACAGTGCTGATTTCCTCCTATCCCCGGTGCAATTCGGCTGGAACCCGGTATTGCGCCTATTCGCAGAATGATACCTTGAGCCAGGCCAGCCGGATTGCCGGGGGACGTAATCTGGTTGATTCACTGCCGTATGAACAAGGGGTATCGCTCCCCCTTGATCCTGAATGGCTGATCCGTGAAAATCCGGATTTCATTCTGCTTCATGCTGTTGATGATATCAAGGCTTCCGGGTATGAAACAGACGATATCTCTTATCTTGAATCGGGTGTGGCCCAATTTGCCGAAGCACCTGAACTTGCAAGTGTTACGGCCGTAAAAAACAGACACATTTATGTTCTTGACGGTCATTTCAGGAATGATGCAAGCGGCGGGGCTTTGGCTGCCGCTTACCTGGCCGCACTGTTTCATCCGGATCTTTTCAAAGACATCGACCCTGAGGTGTTTCATCAGGAATATTTGAAAATGCAACGCCTTGAATACGACCTGGATCAACAGGGTGTTTTTTTCTTTCCGCCGCTGAAAAATGACACCGGACTGGCCGGCATACCCGACCGGTACAGGGAGAGCTTTTTTTAA
- a CDS encoding TonB-dependent receptor plug domain-containing protein, with product MEVITGEQIREAGFVDLTKAIQAMVPGIFTSARQGRGGWTYTYLHGSDDILWLLDGVRITNPLYASDWSATLSIHQVERIEVLKGGESVFYGSGARAGVINIITKEVENEITGEAGVSYGEMNYREGYGYVTDTVNGHGFMIFGSYEASDGYQVCDDQSFANAGNAVKDREVGYDRTVIGGKYRKLFDLTGEAVLTMQAQTQQGLFEYPYPQYRYADNDWKEDLVVLNWDHTVNDNFSYYLKSYVHTWWGEVTFLDLNGGYAWGSASNDAVWGYEDIGVNLSTSTTFGAGHELITGVDYQTYWGEEEVMDVPKTDSTHAYAGFASFRPYLSFFPEARLAAGIRYTATNEDMDSTIWDLSFRTPLWDSYYLRGTMGTSFTLPTLMQLYGTYKSGGTVGNPDLTPEKSQNIDLGLGGQWNFFKAEVGYFYQDVEDMITTTTLTSGPNAGASSYINANGTTDIDGVEVLVGIGPFNGFSLNLSANWVNAEDKETGEQLERIPEFYTTANLSYRYTDGRFGGDLMTRYTGDVYERGLGSFDDVNYGGFFVADASIFYKFGSKNQHKVTFRVENIFDQDYATRYNRVANPSEFLYYQHGLPRNIIVGYTYSF from the coding sequence GTGGAAGTGATAACCGGTGAACAGATCCGGGAGGCTGGTTTTGTTGACCTGACCAAAGCAATTCAGGCAATGGTTCCGGGTATTTTTACCTCGGCACGTCAGGGAAGGGGTGGGTGGACCTATACTTACCTGCATGGAAGCGATGACATTCTCTGGCTTCTGGACGGGGTCCGGATTACCAACCCGCTTTATGCGTCAGACTGGTCCGCAACCCTCAGTATTCACCAGGTTGAACGTATTGAAGTCCTTAAGGGCGGAGAAAGTGTTTTTTATGGGTCTGGCGCAAGGGCCGGAGTGATCAACATTATTACAAAAGAAGTAGAGAATGAAATAACCGGAGAAGCAGGCGTTTCATACGGAGAAATGAATTACAGGGAAGGATACGGATACGTCACCGATACGGTAAATGGCCATGGATTCATGATTTTTGGAAGTTATGAAGCCTCTGATGGGTACCAGGTATGTGATGATCAGTCCTTTGCCAATGCGGGCAATGCCGTAAAAGATCGAGAGGTGGGGTATGACCGGACGGTCATCGGCGGAAAATACCGTAAACTGTTTGATCTGACCGGTGAAGCGGTCTTGACGATGCAGGCCCAGACCCAGCAGGGATTGTTTGAATACCCATATCCCCAATATCGGTATGCCGACAATGACTGGAAAGAGGATTTGGTCGTATTGAACTGGGACCATACAGTGAATGACAATTTTTCTTATTATCTGAAAAGTTATGTCCACACCTGGTGGGGAGAGGTGACGTTTTTAGATCTGAATGGTGGCTATGCCTGGGGAAGCGCCAGTAACGATGCCGTATGGGGATATGAGGACATCGGCGTCAATTTAAGCACCAGCACCACATTCGGGGCAGGTCATGAACTGATTACCGGGGTTGACTATCAGACCTACTGGGGAGAAGAAGAGGTCATGGATGTCCCCAAAACCGACAGCACCCATGCCTATGCCGGATTCGCCAGTTTCAGGCCCTATCTTTCTTTTTTCCCTGAAGCCAGACTGGCGGCCGGAATTCGTTATACAGCCACCAATGAAGATATGGATTCCACGATCTGGGATTTGAGTTTCAGAACCCCACTGTGGGATTCGTATTACTTAAGAGGAACAATGGGAACGTCATTCACCCTGCCTACCTTGATGCAGCTGTATGGGACCTACAAGTCCGGCGGCACTGTCGGCAACCCTGATCTGACACCTGAAAAAAGTCAGAACATCGATCTGGGGTTGGGCGGCCAGTGGAATTTTTTCAAGGCTGAGGTCGGATATTTTTATCAGGATGTTGAAGATATGATTACGACCACCACCTTAACCAGTGGACCAAACGCCGGTGCATCCTCCTATATCAATGCCAATGGAACCACTGACATTGACGGAGTTGAAGTTCTGGTCGGAATCGGTCCTTTCAATGGGTTCAGCTTAAATTTGAGTGCGAACTGGGTGAATGCGGAAGACAAGGAAACCGGTGAACAACTGGAACGGATTCCGGAATTCTATACCACTGCCAACCTTTCCTACCGGTATACAGACGGTCGTTTTGGTGGTGATTTGATGACCCGATACACAGGTGATGTCTATGAAAGAGGGCTGGGTTCCTTCGACGATGTCAATTACGGGGGGTTTTTCGTGGCTGATGCGTCGATATTTTATAAATTCGGCAGCAAAAACCAGCATAAGGTAACCTTCCGGGTCGAAAATATTTTTGATCAGGATTATGCCACCCGTTATAACCGGGTGGCCAACCCCAGTGAGTTTTTATATTACCAGCACGGGCTTCCCAGAAACATCATCGTTGGATATACGTATTCATTTTAA
- a CDS encoding ABC transporter ATP-binding protein: MEVRLEKVAFSYGKSMVLDGISIRLEPGNIVAVCGPNGAGKSTLIKCINRILSFKGTILISEKDINTLKMTQISQQVGYVPQDNAQVFSISVFDMVMMGRRPYIGWRSREKDREKVLEILELLGLSHLGFRDFNQLSGGQQQKVIIARALAQEPDVLLLDEPTSSLDLGHQLEVMELIQSLVAEKNILVVMSVHDLNLAAWYADQIIMLKECKVACSGVPGDIITPENILSIYGVVAQVKIEQEKPYIIPLHKVKTGG; this comes from the coding sequence ATGGAAGTCCGTCTTGAAAAAGTGGCGTTCAGTTATGGAAAGTCGATGGTTCTGGACGGCATTTCCATTCGCCTGGAACCCGGCAATATTGTGGCAGTCTGTGGTCCGAACGGTGCTGGTAAATCTACTCTTATCAAATGCATCAATCGAATCCTTTCTTTCAAAGGAACCATTTTGATATCAGAAAAAGATATCAACACACTCAAAATGACTCAGATTTCACAACAGGTGGGCTATGTCCCACAGGACAATGCGCAGGTTTTTTCAATCTCTGTATTTGACATGGTGATGATGGGCCGTCGGCCATATATTGGATGGAGAAGCCGGGAGAAAGATCGCGAGAAAGTGTTGGAAATACTGGAACTCCTGGGCTTGTCACACCTGGGATTCAGGGATTTCAATCAGTTGAGCGGCGGTCAGCAGCAAAAAGTCATTATTGCCAGGGCCCTGGCACAGGAGCCGGATGTTCTCCTGCTGGATGAACCCACTTCCAGTCTTGATTTGGGTCATCAACTGGAGGTTATGGAATTGATACAGTCTTTGGTGGCTGAAAAAAATATTTTGGTGGTCATGAGTGTCCATGATTTAAATCTTGCGGCCTGGTATGCGGACCAGATAATAATGCTCAAAGAATGCAAGGTTGCCTGTTCCGGAGTGCCGGGTGACATTATAACGCCTGAAAATATTTTGTCTATATATGGGGTAGTGGCCCAGGTGAAAATAGAGCAGGAAAAACCTTATATAATCCCTTTGCACAAGGTTAAAACAGGCGGTTGA